The Agrobacterium larrymoorei sequence TTGGCTATTTCACCCTGGACGTGCTCTATGCCCGTGCCAAGGCCAAGATGTGGGCGAAGGTAGAGCGCTTGCGCGAGTTGCCGGGTTTACGCATCTCCGATTTCGGCACGCGCCGCCGGCACAGCTTCCTGTGGCAGCGTTGGTGCGTCGAAGCGCTGAAGGAAGGCATCGGCCCGGCCTTTACGGGAACGAGCAATGTCTTGCTGGCGATGGATTCCGATCTGGAAGCGGTCGGCACCAATGCGCATGAACTGCCGATGGTCGTCGCGGCTCTGGCGCAGAACGACGAAGATTTGGCTGCGGCACCCTATCAGGTGATGAAGGACTGGAACCGGCTCTATGGTGGCAATCTTTTGATCGTCCTGCCGGACGCCTTCGGCACGGCGGCCTTCCTGCGCAATGCGCCGGAATGGGTGGCGGATTGGACGGGCTTCCGGCCGGATAGCGCGCCGCCGATCGAAGGCGGCGAAAAGATCATCGAGTGGTGGAAAAAGATGGGCCGCGACCCGAAGAAAAAGCTTCTCATCTTCTCTGACGGTCTGGATGTCGATGCCATTATCGACACCTACAAACATTTCGAGGGGCGGGTGCGCATGAGCTTCGGCTGGGGCACCAACCTCACCAACGATTTTGCCGGTTGTGCGCCGAAAACCATCGAGGGCCTGAAGCCGATCTCGGTGGTCTGCAAGGTCAGCGA is a genomic window containing:
- the pncB gene encoding nicotinate phosphoribosyltransferase; translation: MTKTDIATRVHNHTWKLDPIIRSLIDTDFYKLLMLQMIWKLYPDVNATFSLINRTKTVRLAEEIDEVELREQLDHARSLRLTKKETIWLAGNTFYGRSQIFEPEFLSWLSSYQLPEYELFKRDGQYELNFHGRWMDTTLWEIPALAIVNELRSRSAMRSLGYFTLDVLYARAKAKMWAKVERLRELPGLRISDFGTRRRHSFLWQRWCVEALKEGIGPAFTGTSNVLLAMDSDLEAVGTNAHELPMVVAALAQNDEDLAAAPYQVMKDWNRLYGGNLLIVLPDAFGTAAFLRNAPEWVADWTGFRPDSAPPIEGGEKIIEWWKKMGRDPKKKLLIFSDGLDVDAIIDTYKHFEGRVRMSFGWGTNLTNDFAGCAPKTIEGLKPISVVCKVSDANGRPAVKLSDNPQKATGETDEVQRYLKFFGQEDRKDQKVLV